A single genomic interval of Lynx canadensis isolate LIC74 chromosome A2, mLynCan4.pri.v2, whole genome shotgun sequence harbors:
- the LOC115509290 gene encoding anionic trypsin isoform X2, with translation MTPLLILAFVGAAVAFPTDDDDKIVGGYTCEENSIPYQVSLNSGYHFCGGSLISDQWVVSAAHCYKSRIQVRLGEHNIEVLEGDEQFINSAKVIRHPRFNSWTLDYDIMLIKLSSPAALTGRVSTISLPSACAPAGTQCLISGWGNTLSSGTNYPELLQCLDAPLLSQDQCKAAYPGQITENMVCAGFLEGGKDSCQGDSGGPVVCRGELQGIVSWGYGCAQKNKPGVYTKVCNFTDWIKETIAANS, from the exons ATGACTCCACTCCTGATCCTTGCTTTCGTGGGAGCTGCTG TTGCTTTCCCCACTGACGATGATGACAAGATCGTTGGGGGCTATACCTGTGAGGAGAACTCCATCCCCTACCAGGTGTCCCTGAACTCGGGCTACCACTTCTGCGGCGGCTCCCTCATCAGTGACCAGTGGGTGGTGTCTGCGGCTCACTGCTACAAGTC TCGCATCCAAGTGAGGCTCGGAGAGCACAACATCGAAGTCCTGGAGGGGGATGAGCAGTTCATCAACTCGGCCAAGGTCATCCGCCACCCCAGATTTAACAGCTGGACCCTGGACTATGACATCATGCTTATCAAACTCTCCTCACCTGCAGCCCTCACTGGCCGGGTGTCCACCATATCGCTGCCCTCCGCCTGTGCCCCCGCCGGCACCCAGTGCCTCATCTCCGGCTGGGGCAACACCCTGAGCTCTGGCA CCAACTACCCCGAGCTGCTACAGTGCCTGGACGCCCCGCTGCTGAGCCAGGACCAGTGTAAAGCCGCCTACCCCGGGCAGATCACGGAGAACATGGTTTGCGCTGGCTTCCTCGAGGGAGGCAAGGACTCCTGCCAG ggtGACTCTGGTGGCCCTGTGGTCTGCAGAGGAGAGCTCCAGGGCATCGTCTCCTGGGGCTATGGCTGTGCCCAGAAGAACAAGCCTGGCGTCTACACCAAGGTGTGCAACTTTACAGACTGGATTAAGGAGACGATAGCTGCCAACAGCTAA
- the LOC115509290 gene encoding anionic trypsin isoform X1, whose product MMDEKHSVDEKTTFRPVSHRVQFAFPTDDDDKIVGGYTCEENSIPYQVSLNSGYHFCGGSLISDQWVVSAAHCYKSRIQVRLGEHNIEVLEGDEQFINSAKVIRHPRFNSWTLDYDIMLIKLSSPAALTGRVSTISLPSACAPAGTQCLISGWGNTLSSGTNYPELLQCLDAPLLSQDQCKAAYPGQITENMVCAGFLEGGKDSCQGDSGGPVVCRGELQGIVSWGYGCAQKNKPGVYTKVCNFTDWIKETIAANS is encoded by the exons ATGATGGATGAGAAGCATTCAGTGGATGAGAAAACCACATTCAGACCTGTGTCACACCGAGTGCAGT TTGCTTTCCCCACTGACGATGATGACAAGATCGTTGGGGGCTATACCTGTGAGGAGAACTCCATCCCCTACCAGGTGTCCCTGAACTCGGGCTACCACTTCTGCGGCGGCTCCCTCATCAGTGACCAGTGGGTGGTGTCTGCGGCTCACTGCTACAAGTC TCGCATCCAAGTGAGGCTCGGAGAGCACAACATCGAAGTCCTGGAGGGGGATGAGCAGTTCATCAACTCGGCCAAGGTCATCCGCCACCCCAGATTTAACAGCTGGACCCTGGACTATGACATCATGCTTATCAAACTCTCCTCACCTGCAGCCCTCACTGGCCGGGTGTCCACCATATCGCTGCCCTCCGCCTGTGCCCCCGCCGGCACCCAGTGCCTCATCTCCGGCTGGGGCAACACCCTGAGCTCTGGCA CCAACTACCCCGAGCTGCTACAGTGCCTGGACGCCCCGCTGCTGAGCCAGGACCAGTGTAAAGCCGCCTACCCCGGGCAGATCACGGAGAACATGGTTTGCGCTGGCTTCCTCGAGGGAGGCAAGGACTCCTGCCAG ggtGACTCTGGTGGCCCTGTGGTCTGCAGAGGAGAGCTCCAGGGCATCGTCTCCTGGGGCTATGGCTGTGCCCAGAAGAACAAGCCTGGCGTCTACACCAAGGTGTGCAACTTTACAGACTGGATTAAGGAGACGATAGCTGCCAACAGCTAA